DNA from Rubripirellula lacrimiformis:
GCTGCACCGCCCGCTCGGTGATCCCGACCTGGACGGCGACTTCCCGTAGCACCAGATCCGGCTGAGCGTTCAAGACGATCAGGACATGTGCGTGATTGGTCAAGAAAGTCCATCGAGCCGGTGGGCGGCCCTCGGCGGGCGCCGGCGGAGTCGTGCGGGGGAGGGAATCCTGGTTTCGCATTGCCCTTTTTGCTGCCACTGCTGATCTCCCGTCCGAGCCCCGGACCCCTTGAACCAAATGCCGGCCGAAGCGATTTCGATGTCGTCCGGCGAAGCGAACGATTGTAGCACTGAAAAACACGAATTTATTTTCGCGACTCGAATTTCCATAAAAAAAGCCGCAAATGACGGCTTCCTTCACGATTCGGAGCCCTCACGGCGCCCAAATCGTCTCATCCAGAGCCTGCAAAAGGACGAAACTCAATTGACGACACATATGTCGTGCTTTAGATTTCGCGTCTCCTACTTCTCACCTGCGGAGGTTTCGATGATGCTTACTTGGTTGGATTTCCTGCCCGCTGTGATCCCGATGCTGCTTGTTGCAGCGGTCTTGGTGCCCGATTCGGTCGCCAGGCGTGCGGTCGCCCGATTCCGCCACGTCATCACCGTGGCAGTTGCCTGCCAGTTCGCGATCGCGATGTCTCTGCTGGTGCTGAGTGTTCTGGACCGTCCGCTGCCGGGCGGGTCAGACGTCCCATGGATTAAATCGTTCCAACCGTCACCCACGATCCTGATGGACGGGCTTTCGGCAATGATGCTGGCGTTGATCAGCTTCGTTGGCTGGGTCACTTGCCAATACTCGATTCGATACCTCGACGGCGAATCGAACCAAAGTCGTTACTTCCGCTGGGCAGCCTTCACCATTGGATCGGTCAGCCTAATGGTTCTCTCGGGCCATCTGATCATTCTGGTGATGGGATGGATCGCGACCAACTTAGGACTGCATCAACTGTTGGTATTGAATCAGGATCGCGAAGGGGCACGCCGCGCTGCCTGGACAAAGTTTGCATTGAATCGGGTTGGCGACGCCGCCCTGATCACTGCGGTGGTTTTGTTGTACCAACAGTTTGGAACGTTCGGGCTGGTCGAAATTTTCGAATCGGCACGATCGATGGCCAGCGGTTCGATTCCAATCCCGACGGCAATGCATGCGGTGTGCGGATTGTTGGTTGTGACGGCGGTGACCCAATCGGTTCAGTTCCCGTTCCACACCTGGCTACCTGAAACGATGGAATCCCCCACGCCTGTATCGGCTTTGATGCACGCGGGGATCGTGAACGCGGGCGGATACCTAATCATACGATTCGGGCATGTCTTCGCACTATCGCCGGCGGCCCTTTACTCGTTGGTGGCGATTGGGACGATGACAGCATGTTTGGGCGTCGTGGTGATGATGACTCAAACCAGTGTCAAAAAGTCACTGGCGTATTCGACCATCGCTCAGATGGGATTCATGATGCTGCAAATCGGCTTGGGTGCCTACGTCGCGGCAACGCTCCATCTGGTCGCCCACTCGCTTTATAAAGCCAATGCGTTCCTGCGATCCGGCAGCGTGTTGCGAGATCAACAGGCAACACTGGGTTCGCATGATGTTCCACAACCGGTCGCTTGGCCCCAGGTTGCTTTGGCCGCAACGTTGTGTTGCACGATGTTAGCGATCACATGGACGTTGTTCGGAATCTCGGTCTTGGAAAAGCCGGGCGGCTTGGTCCTGGGCGGCATTCTTTGCTTGGCATTGTCACAGTGGGTCAGCGAAGCAATGGGAACCGGGGAACGCAAACTGGTGCTTCTATCCATCGTGATGGCTGGCGTGATGTGCGTGCTATACGCGGCCGGTTTTGCTGCGGTCGGTCACTTGATCGCCGGAGCGGTCCCCACCGTACCGCTTCATCTTGGAAACGCGATCGCGATGGCAGCGGTCGCGATTCCCTTCCTGGGGATCTTTGCCTTGCAGCGTTCAGTGACCTCGGCGAATCCACCTGCATGGCTGAAGCCCGCCTACGTGCACGCATCCAACGGCTTCTACGTCGAACAAATCGTCCGCCGCCTGTCTCGCTCCTTCGCATCCACCTAACCCACGGCGTCCAGTATTCTCCGCGTCCAGTGCCTTCCCCAACCATCCAAGTCCGAGACACACCATGAAATCCATCACCCCAAAGCAAGCTGGTCACCCCCCCTTGTCGGTCTTCATGCCAGCCTCTTATGACGAACCTCATGTCCATCGACAGTTCGAACAATTGTTGGCACAGGTGACCGAAGTGGTCGCCCCGGTATGGCCGCTAAAAGATCTGATCGCCGTCAATCCCTACGCCGGTCTGACCGAACGTCCGTTTTCCGAAGCAGGCGATTACCTGCGAACCTTCTCGCAGTGCGAACTACTGCCATCGATGGCTCACTTCGCAAGCGAGTATCATCGGGGGGCGATCGATCAACGTCACATCGAATCCGCCTTGGGCGAACGAGCCGGTGTCACGGCACAGTCGGTGACCGTCGCCCAAGTGATGGACCTTCTGCAGAGCGATCATCCATCAACTTCCGCCGAAATCGATGCTTTGAATCCACCGGCGAAGCTTCCACGTGTCAGCACGTTGACGGCACACCTCAGCGCGTCCGGCGATATCGATTGGAGCGCCACGGTTTGTGAAGAGATCGGAAAGTTCTGTGCGTCCTATTACCAAGAGGATCATTCCGCCTGGGGCAATCCATGGAAGGATCAACCGCTGTACCAAGCTTGGCGAAGTGCCGCACAAATTGACCGTGGCATCGAACTGCTAGGGTTGGACGGATTCCGCAAATTCGTAAGCGACCTGCCGCATACGGTCGACGCAACCATTCTTCATCTGCTGCAGCGTCTCGATCTTCCCGAATCACTTTGGGAAACCTACTTGCTCGCTCATGCGTTCTCGATTCCCGGATGGAGCGGCTGGACAAAATTCCAAGACATGCAAGACGAATCGATCGAATCGCATGACTTCCGAGGCCTGTTGGCGATCGCACTTGCCTACGATGTGGCGATCAGCGAAACCTTTGACTTTCATATCGATTGGCATTCACTGCTGCGTCACCCAAGCCCGTCACAGACCACTGCAGATCCCGAATCCAGGGCGATTCGAAGCGTGCTACTACTTGCATCGGAGATCGCATTCCGAGATCAGTTGCTAAGCCGACTGAAGCCGTCGACACACACCAGCACCGGTAGGCTTTCCAGCGATTTGGCCGTGGATGGTTTGCCAGCGGGCGAATTGCCGCAGCCAACGCTGCACGCTCACGGGGCAACGAAACTAGCCCAGATCGCTTTCTGTATCGACGTGCGATCGGAACGAGTTCGACGCCACATCGAAGTCGAATCTAATCAGGTCGAAACGCTTGGCTTTGCCGGGTTCTTTGGACTGCCATTCGAATACGTTCCCTTGGGACAAGAATCCGGCAACGTGCATGCCCCCGTCCTGCTGAAGCCAAAGTTTCAGTTAAAGGAAAAACTAGCGGGCTGTGTCGACGAATCGGGACACGATCATTCGCAGGCGGTGGGGAGACGCCAAAGCGTGCGAACATGGCGAAAGCTATGGAAACGTTTCCAATCCTCGGCGGTCGGTTGCTTCTCGTTTGTTGAAACGATGGGACTATTGGATGCGTTGGAACTCGCAGCCCGACTTGGCGGGCGCAGTCTGAAGACGTCGACCCCCGAAACCGATGGCATCGGCGGACACGGACTGCAGTTCAGCTTGTCTCATCTTCAGGACCAGAACGTTACCACGGATCAACAGGCCGATTTCGCCGCAGGCCTGCTGACGGGGATGGGGCTGACCGACAACTTTGCTTCGCTGGTGGCCTTTTGCGGGCACGGCAGCCAAACGGACAACAACCCGTTGGCGGCTGGCTTGGATTGTGGTGCATGCGGCGGACATTCGGGCGCACCGAATGCTCGATTGGCAGCCATGCTGTTGAACGACCGAAGTGTCCGAGCGCGATTGAGCGAACGCGGAATCGAGATCCCGGCCGACACCCATTTCATGGCTGGGTGGCACAACACGACCACGGACCAGATCGAGTGGCTGGACCTGGAATCGGTCCCCGCGTCGCACCAGTCGCGTGTCGCGGACCTGCAATCGATCACAGACGTCGCCGGCGAATTCACTCGACAAGAACGCCAGAGCAGCGTTGGCGAAGCGTCGTCGGACGCTGTCATCGCACGAGCGTCGGATTGGTCGCAAACGCGTCCCGAGTGGGGTTTGGCGGGGAACGCAGCGATGATCATCGGCCCACGCTGCCTGACGAAGAATGCAGATTTGGACGGACGAGTTTTTCTGCACAGCTATGACTGCGATTCGGACCTGAACGGGGATGTTCTGGAAGCGATCATGACCGCACCGATGGTCGTCGCCCATTGGATCAACATGCAGTACTACGCATCGTCGGTCGACAATCGTCACTTCGGCAGTGGAAACAAGACCATCCACAACGTGGTGGGACGATTCGGCGTGTTTTCAGGAAACGGTGGCGACCTGCAATCGGGATTGCCCGAACAGTCGCTCCGCTGTGGGGACCAAGTCCAACACATCCCGCTGCGATTGCAAGCCGTGATCGTCGCGCCGCGTGCGGCGATTGACAAGGTCATCGACAAACATGCCCAGGTCCGGGATCGATTGCAAAACGCGTGGGTGCACCTGATCGCAATCGAGGGCGACCATCGCTATCGATACCAAGAAAACGGAGATTGGGTTCAGTTGCATCAGGACTTGCCAAAATCGATGGATTGGCTTGATCCGCAACCAGAAGTCTGCGGGTCACTGGTTTAACCGGCCCCGACGCGGGCAATGCAGTGAAGCACCTGGCATGCGGAAGTCGCCAAGACGTTTGGTGATCCCACAACCCTAGGAGGAAACGGTTGACGGTTAATCGATTGAGTGAGCCGTAATCGCGTGAGCGGCCGGGAATCCCCCCAATGCCCGCGGCCTCACGGCCAGCGGCTCACCATTGCCGTTGGAAGTTCGACTTAATCAACGAAACTCTTGACGAGTTCCGCTACGAGAAACCGCCCCAAATGTGGGGAATGAACGCTTCACAGCTTTGCGCTGCGGGGCCAGGCTGGCACTTCACCGGCAAGATCCAAGCCATTGTCGCGACGGGATGCACTGCCAAACGGCATTGGCATGACAGGATGCAGTACCGCATGATGCGGCAAAAATCATAGACCCTTCTTTGCGGTTATATGCGAAGATTACTGACCTATTCCATTTTCAACATTCGTTCTTCGATAACTTTAGTCTGACGCGTATGGACCCAACTCATCACACCGACTCGGTCGCCCCTGACGATCAATCGGTTCTTCGGGCACTGACACGGGTCGGGCAAAGCCTGAATGTTCCGATCGATTTGGCGGATGTTCTTTCGAATGATTCGATGCCGACCGGCGAAGATTCATTGTGGGTGCTGCAGACGAGCGCCACCCAGGCGGGCATCGTGCTGGACGAAACGCACCTGGAATCGGGAAAGGAGGCTTTTGGTTTTCTTAGCGAAGGGCACCCGGTCGTGCTTGCCTATGACGACGGTACGCTGCGTGTCTTAGAAAAAGCGAATTGGCGTTCGGTCGAGATGTTCACGACCAGCGAGCAAGTCAATTCGAAAGTGATCAGCCGCCGACAACTTACCAAGCTATTTTCGTCTTCAGACCAACCGCGGATGCTGA
Protein-coding regions in this window:
- a CDS encoding proton-conducting transporter transmembrane domain-containing protein — protein: MMLTWLDFLPAVIPMLLVAAVLVPDSVARRAVARFRHVITVAVACQFAIAMSLLVLSVLDRPLPGGSDVPWIKSFQPSPTILMDGLSAMMLALISFVGWVTCQYSIRYLDGESNQSRYFRWAAFTIGSVSLMVLSGHLIILVMGWIATNLGLHQLLVLNQDREGARRAAWTKFALNRVGDAALITAVVLLYQQFGTFGLVEIFESARSMASGSIPIPTAMHAVCGLLVVTAVTQSVQFPFHTWLPETMESPTPVSALMHAGIVNAGGYLIIRFGHVFALSPAALYSLVAIGTMTACLGVVVMMTQTSVKKSLAYSTIAQMGFMMLQIGLGAYVAATLHLVAHSLYKANAFLRSGSVLRDQQATLGSHDVPQPVAWPQVALAATLCCTMLAITWTLFGISVLEKPGGLVLGGILCLALSQWVSEAMGTGERKLVLLSIVMAGVMCVLYAAGFAAVGHLIAGAVPTVPLHLGNAIAMAAVAIPFLGIFALQRSVTSANPPAWLKPAYVHASNGFYVEQIVRRLSRSFAST
- a CDS encoding YbcC family protein, giving the protein MKSITPKQAGHPPLSVFMPASYDEPHVHRQFEQLLAQVTEVVAPVWPLKDLIAVNPYAGLTERPFSEAGDYLRTFSQCELLPSMAHFASEYHRGAIDQRHIESALGERAGVTAQSVTVAQVMDLLQSDHPSTSAEIDALNPPAKLPRVSTLTAHLSASGDIDWSATVCEEIGKFCASYYQEDHSAWGNPWKDQPLYQAWRSAAQIDRGIELLGLDGFRKFVSDLPHTVDATILHLLQRLDLPESLWETYLLAHAFSIPGWSGWTKFQDMQDESIESHDFRGLLAIALAYDVAISETFDFHIDWHSLLRHPSPSQTTADPESRAIRSVLLLASEIAFRDQLLSRLKPSTHTSTGRLSSDLAVDGLPAGELPQPTLHAHGATKLAQIAFCIDVRSERVRRHIEVESNQVETLGFAGFFGLPFEYVPLGQESGNVHAPVLLKPKFQLKEKLAGCVDESGHDHSQAVGRRQSVRTWRKLWKRFQSSAVGCFSFVETMGLLDALELAARLGGRSLKTSTPETDGIGGHGLQFSLSHLQDQNVTTDQQADFAAGLLTGMGLTDNFASLVAFCGHGSQTDNNPLAAGLDCGACGGHSGAPNARLAAMLLNDRSVRARLSERGIEIPADTHFMAGWHNTTTDQIEWLDLESVPASHQSRVADLQSITDVAGEFTRQERQSSVGEASSDAVIARASDWSQTRPEWGLAGNAAMIIGPRCLTKNADLDGRVFLHSYDCDSDLNGDVLEAIMTAPMVVAHWINMQYYASSVDNRHFGSGNKTIHNVVGRFGVFSGNGGDLQSGLPEQSLRCGDQVQHIPLRLQAVIVAPRAAIDKVIDKHAQVRDRLQNAWVHLIAIEGDHRYRYQENGDWVQLHQDLPKSMDWLDPQPEVCGSLV